The following coding sequences lie in one Caloenas nicobarica isolate bCalNic1 chromosome 17, bCalNic1.hap1, whole genome shotgun sequence genomic window:
- the LOC135995724 gene encoding C-C motif chemokine 5-like yields MKVYAAFLSIIIIILAAALFPQASPAPIGADTTVCCFSYTSRKLPQSHVKDYFYTSSKCSQPAVVFITRKDREVCANPDARWVKDYVNALELQ; encoded by the exons ATGAAGGTCTATGCAGCATTCCTctccatcatcatcatcatcctcgCTGCTGCCCTCTTTCCTCAGGCCTCTCCTGCTCCGA TTGGTGCTGATACAACTGTGTGCTGCTTCAGCTACACCTCACGAAAGCTGCCCCAGAGTCATGTGAAGGACTATTTCTACACCAGCAGCAAGTGCTCACAGCCAGCAGTTGT GTTCATCACCAGGAAGGACCGGGAGGTCTGTGCAAACCCTGACGCCAGATGGGTGAAAGACTACGTGAACgccctggagctgcagtga